The Linepithema humile isolate Giens D197 chromosome 7, Lhum_UNIL_v1.0, whole genome shotgun sequence genome has a window encoding:
- the LOC105667637 gene encoding cytospin-A-like isoform X2, giving the protein MIRQFLDALGGNSTRSGMSVGSGGRAPFKRTTQNTLPLAKKSNDNRAKPSGPTAAAATAATTTTTPKPAPSAGRKKDAVASLFSARRPASRKVERTVVRGGPKATKPADQRLKGQPSQQQAAQQQPASLRQAPSASSLEAKSDVPSAGNNWAGSLGSKEPARPKATTTAAKSSAKASRMQELEREIEVLRKDRARLEANLRDAASDVQNLRELRAELASLKEQHSLELERLTEENEALRVHLRNVAHSPLSDSEKQQLLDASRLHNSAPASIAIPQDDGSVHNTSTPQEGAQCTTPDWDKHSSSSMSEVSVACLQDRILQMEETHYSTNEELQATIQELSDLQAQLTELQADNERLTEEKGVLLESLCRQTQKLEDSRSKVYTLEELLLREEQPQEASNGYNTEREQKLVDLLKSAQEEREALLLKQEELTSELKNLRATADVSAAETERLTKCVELLEASVDAANNERKQLDMELAEARQEGANRSIEISRLATLLENARAKIEELEQSRQLENKSEADELLDAARREKDTLETQAAALQEQLARSHCDHDRLRDQYSQLQEEYKVARNNAKSAIDDLEYRLIQMKDERLSVNTELQLVRDSLAELQAQCQRHLEDKRELKAALSEAQRREREAQTRQYELERALADERKLRQEESAEWQQFQTDLLMTVRVANDFKTEAQSELERVVMENKAQRDKLRVLEAQLDKLNKDSTAASCCKTLDTTNGDKRKTASVILTRGRTILKKRYDSRKHMLRNGLSKVTTSGWDRHKAKPESVNVLGQNGFDSPGNSAIAADDSPALKKAIKLEDKLISGEEIEFHPDFRMGSRHAECASEKTAAHLTNENSRQSESEFSKFYLTLNNRESDETDGPTNKSPIIAKDYPKLYVTVTNASEKDAMSKNSLLKGIRGIQHADGDSYGINISNSRFFVSKDYIFSGVECAMNDLKFEVDPEMGKLLQRSYSTPRMGTRPSVLVDIETDPSSSDNAKAETLTAPKDSTKQREGSRHVKTLSDTSAVILRPKESDIVERRQRLFLKKRDSKPNCEVIDSLLDEKSNTSTALQSGNHAESLDSVHKNEEKSREAKTESHKNSPALKSPRLKDEAATRKILSNNQLWTAKHVIIDDSEITTKPTSDVNSRSFDRVEESKIGSSNKHIDTKSPRLTENTSAECEEKTSPSDMPSVILARRKSYPLLTEASSQSEYPSPVTSPRTSTIILSEQDDLQTGADKNDTQNGKTAPSESEYRATSALSQSQSIADSKSVCKDEPAPMGRTSSLKEKFETIVEDVEFRTAPGRRLQIGKPCDPNQKVIQQPPPRPASTPTETQQSVLTSVQQEIAARRKANISRQDSRLSVKCLIESIENATKQAKAGPGSRSSSTSSLNSIGTTDIMSLKTPLRDQQQINNLICTANSTNNNKMQSTIAKKPVSETKSTPVVLSPGELLDSAALNAKAIDFVRRNSVTDLSERKDPLCGLVKNGGSKRNALLKWCQNKTLGYQNIDITNFSSSWNDGLALCAILHTYLPCKVPYDTLTPVEKRRNFSIAFSAAESVGIPTTLNIGEMCQLERPDWQQVMTYVTSIYKHFET; this is encoded by the exons AGGACAGCCCAGCCAGCAGCAAGCGGCGCAGCAGCAACCGGCGTCGCTGCGCCAGGCGCCGAGCGCCTCCTCGCTGGAGGCGAAGAGCGACGTTCCGTCGGCCGGGAACAACTGGGCCGGCTCTTTGGGTAGCAAGGAGCCGGCCAGACCCAAGGCGACGACGACCGCGGCGAAGAGTTCCGCCAAGGCCTCCAGGATGCAGGAGCTGGAGCGTGAGATCGAGGTCCTGCGCAAGGATCGCGCGCGTCTCGAGGCGAATCTACGCGACGCGGCCTCCGACGTTCAGAATCTGCGCGAGCTGCGTGCCGAACTCGCTTCTCTCAAG GAGCAGCACAGTCTGGAGCTAGAACGTCTTACTGAGGAGAACGAAGCACTTCGCGTTCATCTGAGGAACGTGGCACATTCTCCGCTGTCGGATTCGGAAAAGCAGCAGCTGCTAGATGCCTCGAGGCTCCACAATTCTGCGCCGGCCTCTATTGCCATTCCTCAGGACGATGGTTCTGTACACAACACCAGTACACCTCAGGAAGGAGCTCAGTGCACCACGCCGGACTGGGACAAGCACTCTTCCAGTTCGATGTCGGAGGTTTCGGTCGCATGCTTGCAGGACAGGATCCTACAAATGGAGGAAACGCATTACTCCACAAACGAGGAGTTGCAGGCAACTATTCAGGAGTTAAGCGATCTACAG GCACAACTAACAGAATTGCAAGCTGACAATGAAAGGTTGACTGAGGAGAAGGGAGTTTTGCTGGAGTCACTGTGTCGTCAGACGCAGAAGCTGGAGGATTCTCGATCCAAGGTCTACACTTTGGAGGAACTGCTCTTAAGGGAGGAACAGCCACAAGAAGCGTCTAATGGTTATAATACGGAAAGGGAGCAGAAACTGGTAGATCTTTTGAAA AGCGCGCAAGAGGAACGAGAGGCTCTACTTCTGAAGCAAGAGGAGTTAACCAGCGAACTGAAGAATCTGAGAGCGACCGCTGACGTCAGTGCGGCGGAAACGGAACGTCTGACGAAATGCGTCGAATTACTGGAGGCGTCTGTAGACGCCGCAAACAACGAACGAAAGCAGCTAGACATGGAATTGGCGGAAGCCAGGCAGGAGGGCGCGAATCGTAGCATAGAAATCAGCAGATTAGCGACTCTGCTGGAAAATGCGCGGGCAAAGATCGAGGAGCTTGAGCAGTCGAGGCAGCTAGAGAACAAGAGTGAAGCGGACGAATTGCTAGATGCAGCCAGAAGGGAAAAGGACACATTAGAAACACAAGCGGCAGCTCTGCAGGAACAATTGGCGCGCTCGCATTGCGATCATGATCGATTGCGGGATCAATACTCGCAGCTTCAGGAAGAATACAAG GTGGCTCGAAATAATGCGAAATCCGCCATAGACGACTTGGAGTATCGATTGATTCAGATGAAAGACGAGCGGCTATCCGTGAACACGGAACTGCAGCTCGTCCGAGATTCTCTGGCGGAACTGCAGGCGCAATGCCAACGACACCTGGAAGACAAGCGGGAGCTGAAGGCCGCGCTGAGCGAAGCGCAGCGAAGGGAACGCGAGGCGCAAACACGCCAATACGAGTTGGAACGCGCGTTGGCCGACGAACGTAAACTGAGGCAGGAGGAAAGCGCGGAATGGCAGCAATTCCAGACCGATCTGTTGATGACCGTGCGTGTCGCTAACGATTTCAAAACCGAAGCTCAGAGCGAGCTGGAACGCGTCGTCATGGAGAACAAGGCGCAGAGAGACAAGCTCAGAGTGCTGGAGGCGCAGCTCGATAAATTGAACAAAG ATAGCACTGCAGCGAGTTGCTGTAAGACACTCGATACCACTAACGGGGATAAACGGAAAACGGCGAGCGTTATACTAACGCGCGGTCGGACGATTCTAAAGAAGCGTTATGATTCGAGAAAGCACATGTTACGAAATGGTTTGTCCAAAGTGACGACGAGCGGTTGGGACAGGCATAAAGCGAAGCCCGAGAGCGTCAATGTTCTCGGTCAAAACGGATTTGATTCGCCGGGTAATAGCGCGATTGCCGCGGACGATTCGCCGGCGCTGAAGAAAGCCATTAAACTGGAGGACAAATTGATTTCCGGCGAGGAGATTGAATTCCATCCCGACTTCCGCATGGGCAGCCGGCACGCCGAGTGCGCCTCCGAAAAAACAGCCGCACATTTAACGAACGAGAATTCGAGACAATCGGAGAGTGAATTTTCCAAGTTCTACTTAACTTTGAACAACAGAGAGTCAGATGAGACTGACGGGCCGACTAATAAATCTCCAATAATTGCGAAGGATTATCCGAAGCTGTACGTCACCGTCACGAATGCGTCGGAGAAGGATGCGATGTCCAAAAATTCCTTATTGAAAGGCATTCGCGGTATTCAACACGCCGACGGGGACTCGTACGGTATTAACATCTCGAACAGCCGATTCTTCGTGTCGAAGGACTACATATTTTCCGGTGTGGAGTGCGCGATGAACGATTTGAAGTTCGAGGTCGACCCGGAAATGGGGAAACTGTTGCAGAGGAGTTACAGCACTCCGCGGATGGGCACGAGGCCGTCCGTTCTAGTCGACATCGAAACAGATCCGTCGTCTTCGGATAACGCAAAAGCGGAAACTTTGACGGCGCCGAAGGACTCGACGAAGCAGCGCGAAGGTTCCAGACACGTAAAAACGCTTTCAGACACATCGGCCGTGATTCTGAGACCAAAGGAAAGCGATATCGTCGAACGTAGGCAGAGGCTGTTTTTGAAGAAGCGCGATTCGAAACCGAACTGCGAAGTCATCGACTCCCTTTTGGACGAGAAATCGAACACGTCTACAGCGTTACAATCTGGAAATCACGCCGAATCGTTAGATAGTGTACACAAGAACGAAGAGAAATCACGTGAAGCAAAAACGGAGAGTCATAAAAATTCTCCCGCATTGAAATCGCCTCGTTTAAAAGACGAAGCGGCAACACGGAAAATACTGAGCAATAATCAATTGTGGACAGCAAAACATGTTATCATCGACGACAGCGAAATTACGACCAAACCTACATCTGATGTAAACAGCAGAAGTTTCGACAGAGTCGAAGAGTCAAAAATAGGCTCGTCTAACAAACATATCGATACAAAGTCGCCGAGATTAACAGAAAATACAAGTGCCGAATGTGAAGAAAAAACGAGTCCTAGCGACATGCCAAGTGTTATTTTAGCGAGGCGGAAATCGTATCCGTTATTGACGGAAGCGTCGTCTCAATCAGAATATCCCTCACCGGTCACTTCACCACGCACGTCGACAATAATATTGAGTGAACAAGACGATTTGCAGACAGGCGCAGACAAGAACGATACTCAGAATGGGAAAACAGCTCCGTCCGAGAGTGAATATCGTGCGACGAGCGCGTTATCGCAGTCGCAAAGTATCGCGGACTCAAAGTCCGTTTGTAAAGATGAACCTGCGCCAATGGGACGGACGTCGTCGTTGAAAGAAAAGTTTGAGACGATCGTAGAGGACGTGGAGTTCAGGACTGCGCCGGGGCGGCGCTTGCAGATAGGCAAACCTTGCGACC CTAACCAAAAGGTGATACAACAGCCGCCACCGAGGCCGGCCAGCACGCCGACGGAGACCCAACAGTCCGTGCTGACGAGCGTGCAGCAGGAGATCGCTGCTCGTAGGAAGGCCAACATCTCGCGACAGGACTCGAGGCTCTCCGTGAAATGTCTGATCGAGAGTATCGAGAATGCCACGAAACAAGCTAAAGCTG GACCGGGAAGTCGTAGCAGCTCCACGTCGTCCTTGAATTCGATCGGAACGACGGATATCATGTCTTTGAAAACTCCCCTCAGGGATCAGCAGCAGATCAACAATTTAATCTGCACGGCGAATTCGACGAATAACAATAAGATGCAATCTACAATCGCGAAGAAACCGGTGTCag AGACAAAATCAACGCCTGTGGTCTTGAGTCCGGGCGAGCTGCTGGACTCGGCAGCGTTGAACGCCAAGGCGATCGACTTTGTGCGTCGCAACAGCGTCACCGATCTGTCGGAGCGCAAGGATCCTCTGTGCGGCTTAGTCAAGAACGGCGGATCCAAACGTAACGCCTTGCTCAAGTGGTGTCAAAACAAGACGCTGGGCTATCAGAATATTGACATAACTAACTTCAGCAGTTCCTGGAACGACGGCTTAGCGCTGTGCGCGATCTTGCACACCTACCTGCCGTGCAAAGTACCGTACGACACGTTGACGCCGGTCGAAAAGCGGCGCAATTTCTCAATTGCCTTCTCTGCTGCCGAGAGCGTTGGCATACCTACTACTTTG AACATCGGTGAAATGTGTCAACTCGAGCGACCCGATTGGCAACAAGTCATGACGTACGTGACCAGCATTTACAAGCACTTCGAGACGTAA
- the LOC105667637 gene encoding cytospin-A-like isoform X3 codes for MSTRSGMSVGSGGRAPFKRTTQNTLPLAKKSNDNRAKPSGPTAAAATAATTTTTPKPAPSAGRKKDAVASLFSARRPASRKVERTVVRGGPKATKPADQRLKGQPSQQQAAQQQPASLRQAPSASSLEAKSDVPSAGNNWAGSLGSKEPARPKATTTAAKSSAKASRMQELEREIEVLRKDRARLEANLRDAASDVQNLRELRAELASLKEQHSLELERLTEENEALRVHLRNVAHSPLSDSEKQQLLDASRLHNSAPASIAIPQDDGSVHNTSTPQEGAQCTTPDWDKHSSSSMSEVSVACLQDRILQMEETHYSTNEELQATIQELSDLQAQLTELQADNERLTEEKGVLLESLCRQTQKLEDSRSKVYTLEELLLREEQPQEASNGYNTEREQKLVDLLKSAQEEREALLLKQEELTSELKNLRATADVSAAETERLTKCVELLEASVDAANNERKQLDMELAEARQEGANRSIEISRLATLLENARAKIEELEQSRQLENKSEADELLDAARREKDTLETQAAALQEQLARSHCDHDRLRDQYSQLQEEYKVARNNAKSAIDDLEYRLIQMKDERLSVNTELQLVRDSLAELQAQCQRHLEDKRELKAALSEAQRREREAQTRQYELERALADERKLRQEESAEWQQFQTDLLMTVRVANDFKTEAQSELERVVMENKAQRDKLRVLEAQLDKLNKDSTAASCCKTLDTTNGDKRKTASVILTRGRTILKKRYDSRKHMLRNGLSKVTTSGWDRHKAKPESVNVLGQNGFDSPGNSAIAADDSPALKKAIKLEDKLISGEEIEFHPDFRMGSRHAECASEKTAAHLTNENSRQSESEFSKFYLTLNNRESDETDGPTNKSPIIAKDYPKLYVTVTNASEKDAMSKNSLLKGIRGIQHADGDSYGINISNSRFFVSKDYIFSGVECAMNDLKFEVDPEMGKLLQRSYSTPRMGTRPSVLVDIETDPSSSDNAKAETLTAPKDSTKQREGSRHVKTLSDTSAVILRPKESDIVERRQRLFLKKRDSKPNCEVIDSLLDEKSNTSTALQSGNHAESLDSVHKNEEKSREAKTESHKNSPALKSPRLKDEAATRKILSNNQLWTAKHVIIDDSEITTKPTSDVNSRSFDRVEESKIGSSNKHIDTKSPRLTENTSAECEEKTSPSDMPSVILARRKSYPLLTEASSQSEYPSPVTSPRTSTIILSEQDDLQTGADKNDTQNGKTAPSESEYRATSALSQSQSIADSKSVCKDEPAPMGRTSSLKEKFETIVEDVEFRTAPGRRLQIGKPCDPNQKVIQQPPPRPASTPTETQQSVLTSVQQEIAARRKANISRQDSRLSVKCLIESIENATKQAKAGPGSRSSSTSSLNSIGTTDIMSLKTPLRDQQQINNLICTANSTNNNKMQSTIAKKPVSETKSTPVVLSPGELLDSAALNAKAIDFVRRNSVTDLSERKDPLCGLVKNGGSKRNALLKWCQNKTLGYQNIDITNFSSSWNDGLALCAILHTYLPCKVPYDTLTPVEKRRNFSIAFSAAESVGIPTTLNIGEMCQLERPDWQQVMTYVTSIYKHFET; via the exons AGGACAGCCCAGCCAGCAGCAAGCGGCGCAGCAGCAACCGGCGTCGCTGCGCCAGGCGCCGAGCGCCTCCTCGCTGGAGGCGAAGAGCGACGTTCCGTCGGCCGGGAACAACTGGGCCGGCTCTTTGGGTAGCAAGGAGCCGGCCAGACCCAAGGCGACGACGACCGCGGCGAAGAGTTCCGCCAAGGCCTCCAGGATGCAGGAGCTGGAGCGTGAGATCGAGGTCCTGCGCAAGGATCGCGCGCGTCTCGAGGCGAATCTACGCGACGCGGCCTCCGACGTTCAGAATCTGCGCGAGCTGCGTGCCGAACTCGCTTCTCTCAAG GAGCAGCACAGTCTGGAGCTAGAACGTCTTACTGAGGAGAACGAAGCACTTCGCGTTCATCTGAGGAACGTGGCACATTCTCCGCTGTCGGATTCGGAAAAGCAGCAGCTGCTAGATGCCTCGAGGCTCCACAATTCTGCGCCGGCCTCTATTGCCATTCCTCAGGACGATGGTTCTGTACACAACACCAGTACACCTCAGGAAGGAGCTCAGTGCACCACGCCGGACTGGGACAAGCACTCTTCCAGTTCGATGTCGGAGGTTTCGGTCGCATGCTTGCAGGACAGGATCCTACAAATGGAGGAAACGCATTACTCCACAAACGAGGAGTTGCAGGCAACTATTCAGGAGTTAAGCGATCTACAG GCACAACTAACAGAATTGCAAGCTGACAATGAAAGGTTGACTGAGGAGAAGGGAGTTTTGCTGGAGTCACTGTGTCGTCAGACGCAGAAGCTGGAGGATTCTCGATCCAAGGTCTACACTTTGGAGGAACTGCTCTTAAGGGAGGAACAGCCACAAGAAGCGTCTAATGGTTATAATACGGAAAGGGAGCAGAAACTGGTAGATCTTTTGAAA AGCGCGCAAGAGGAACGAGAGGCTCTACTTCTGAAGCAAGAGGAGTTAACCAGCGAACTGAAGAATCTGAGAGCGACCGCTGACGTCAGTGCGGCGGAAACGGAACGTCTGACGAAATGCGTCGAATTACTGGAGGCGTCTGTAGACGCCGCAAACAACGAACGAAAGCAGCTAGACATGGAATTGGCGGAAGCCAGGCAGGAGGGCGCGAATCGTAGCATAGAAATCAGCAGATTAGCGACTCTGCTGGAAAATGCGCGGGCAAAGATCGAGGAGCTTGAGCAGTCGAGGCAGCTAGAGAACAAGAGTGAAGCGGACGAATTGCTAGATGCAGCCAGAAGGGAAAAGGACACATTAGAAACACAAGCGGCAGCTCTGCAGGAACAATTGGCGCGCTCGCATTGCGATCATGATCGATTGCGGGATCAATACTCGCAGCTTCAGGAAGAATACAAG GTGGCTCGAAATAATGCGAAATCCGCCATAGACGACTTGGAGTATCGATTGATTCAGATGAAAGACGAGCGGCTATCCGTGAACACGGAACTGCAGCTCGTCCGAGATTCTCTGGCGGAACTGCAGGCGCAATGCCAACGACACCTGGAAGACAAGCGGGAGCTGAAGGCCGCGCTGAGCGAAGCGCAGCGAAGGGAACGCGAGGCGCAAACACGCCAATACGAGTTGGAACGCGCGTTGGCCGACGAACGTAAACTGAGGCAGGAGGAAAGCGCGGAATGGCAGCAATTCCAGACCGATCTGTTGATGACCGTGCGTGTCGCTAACGATTTCAAAACCGAAGCTCAGAGCGAGCTGGAACGCGTCGTCATGGAGAACAAGGCGCAGAGAGACAAGCTCAGAGTGCTGGAGGCGCAGCTCGATAAATTGAACAAAG ATAGCACTGCAGCGAGTTGCTGTAAGACACTCGATACCACTAACGGGGATAAACGGAAAACGGCGAGCGTTATACTAACGCGCGGTCGGACGATTCTAAAGAAGCGTTATGATTCGAGAAAGCACATGTTACGAAATGGTTTGTCCAAAGTGACGACGAGCGGTTGGGACAGGCATAAAGCGAAGCCCGAGAGCGTCAATGTTCTCGGTCAAAACGGATTTGATTCGCCGGGTAATAGCGCGATTGCCGCGGACGATTCGCCGGCGCTGAAGAAAGCCATTAAACTGGAGGACAAATTGATTTCCGGCGAGGAGATTGAATTCCATCCCGACTTCCGCATGGGCAGCCGGCACGCCGAGTGCGCCTCCGAAAAAACAGCCGCACATTTAACGAACGAGAATTCGAGACAATCGGAGAGTGAATTTTCCAAGTTCTACTTAACTTTGAACAACAGAGAGTCAGATGAGACTGACGGGCCGACTAATAAATCTCCAATAATTGCGAAGGATTATCCGAAGCTGTACGTCACCGTCACGAATGCGTCGGAGAAGGATGCGATGTCCAAAAATTCCTTATTGAAAGGCATTCGCGGTATTCAACACGCCGACGGGGACTCGTACGGTATTAACATCTCGAACAGCCGATTCTTCGTGTCGAAGGACTACATATTTTCCGGTGTGGAGTGCGCGATGAACGATTTGAAGTTCGAGGTCGACCCGGAAATGGGGAAACTGTTGCAGAGGAGTTACAGCACTCCGCGGATGGGCACGAGGCCGTCCGTTCTAGTCGACATCGAAACAGATCCGTCGTCTTCGGATAACGCAAAAGCGGAAACTTTGACGGCGCCGAAGGACTCGACGAAGCAGCGCGAAGGTTCCAGACACGTAAAAACGCTTTCAGACACATCGGCCGTGATTCTGAGACCAAAGGAAAGCGATATCGTCGAACGTAGGCAGAGGCTGTTTTTGAAGAAGCGCGATTCGAAACCGAACTGCGAAGTCATCGACTCCCTTTTGGACGAGAAATCGAACACGTCTACAGCGTTACAATCTGGAAATCACGCCGAATCGTTAGATAGTGTACACAAGAACGAAGAGAAATCACGTGAAGCAAAAACGGAGAGTCATAAAAATTCTCCCGCATTGAAATCGCCTCGTTTAAAAGACGAAGCGGCAACACGGAAAATACTGAGCAATAATCAATTGTGGACAGCAAAACATGTTATCATCGACGACAGCGAAATTACGACCAAACCTACATCTGATGTAAACAGCAGAAGTTTCGACAGAGTCGAAGAGTCAAAAATAGGCTCGTCTAACAAACATATCGATACAAAGTCGCCGAGATTAACAGAAAATACAAGTGCCGAATGTGAAGAAAAAACGAGTCCTAGCGACATGCCAAGTGTTATTTTAGCGAGGCGGAAATCGTATCCGTTATTGACGGAAGCGTCGTCTCAATCAGAATATCCCTCACCGGTCACTTCACCACGCACGTCGACAATAATATTGAGTGAACAAGACGATTTGCAGACAGGCGCAGACAAGAACGATACTCAGAATGGGAAAACAGCTCCGTCCGAGAGTGAATATCGTGCGACGAGCGCGTTATCGCAGTCGCAAAGTATCGCGGACTCAAAGTCCGTTTGTAAAGATGAACCTGCGCCAATGGGACGGACGTCGTCGTTGAAAGAAAAGTTTGAGACGATCGTAGAGGACGTGGAGTTCAGGACTGCGCCGGGGCGGCGCTTGCAGATAGGCAAACCTTGCGACC CTAACCAAAAGGTGATACAACAGCCGCCACCGAGGCCGGCCAGCACGCCGACGGAGACCCAACAGTCCGTGCTGACGAGCGTGCAGCAGGAGATCGCTGCTCGTAGGAAGGCCAACATCTCGCGACAGGACTCGAGGCTCTCCGTGAAATGTCTGATCGAGAGTATCGAGAATGCCACGAAACAAGCTAAAGCTG GACCGGGAAGTCGTAGCAGCTCCACGTCGTCCTTGAATTCGATCGGAACGACGGATATCATGTCTTTGAAAACTCCCCTCAGGGATCAGCAGCAGATCAACAATTTAATCTGCACGGCGAATTCGACGAATAACAATAAGATGCAATCTACAATCGCGAAGAAACCGGTGTCag AGACAAAATCAACGCCTGTGGTCTTGAGTCCGGGCGAGCTGCTGGACTCGGCAGCGTTGAACGCCAAGGCGATCGACTTTGTGCGTCGCAACAGCGTCACCGATCTGTCGGAGCGCAAGGATCCTCTGTGCGGCTTAGTCAAGAACGGCGGATCCAAACGTAACGCCTTGCTCAAGTGGTGTCAAAACAAGACGCTGGGCTATCAGAATATTGACATAACTAACTTCAGCAGTTCCTGGAACGACGGCTTAGCGCTGTGCGCGATCTTGCACACCTACCTGCCGTGCAAAGTACCGTACGACACGTTGACGCCGGTCGAAAAGCGGCGCAATTTCTCAATTGCCTTCTCTGCTGCCGAGAGCGTTGGCATACCTACTACTTTG AACATCGGTGAAATGTGTCAACTCGAGCGACCCGATTGGCAACAAGTCATGACGTACGTGACCAGCATTTACAAGCACTTCGAGACGTAA